From the genome of Vulpes lagopus strain Blue_001 chromosome 2, ASM1834538v1, whole genome shotgun sequence, one region includes:
- the PNMA8A gene encoding paraneoplastic antigen-like protein 8A has protein sequence YLGAAGSLVHLTDSRVHVGLEAPGGQVVATMAMNLLEDWCRGMEVDIHRSLLVTGIPEDCGQAEIEETLNGVLSPLGPYFVLNKIFLREENAKAALIEVGEGVNLRAIPREFPGRGGVWRVVCRDPTQDAEFLKNLNEFLDAEGRTWEDVVRLLQLGHPPRPQNQPRENWAEALGVLLGAVVQIIFYMDAEIRSREEARVQEVADAQAVATSASASAARRKIKKEPGRAAEVGSALKIENPDCWHDPGDEEDPPKPVVLRAGAKNRSRRKKQRKNPKQESVPWKKPKGQHSNSSGSLEDLEADGAENTEVSEYIRSNKKPCVKQEESALKNPVAKCAWKAPSTPSHDPPSEAVSPGVALESDQDGGQEGPPKKKAMSWALAKNPPPMRKKKKVSLGPVSYVLVDSEDAKKKPAIAKKGPGSRRDASVRKALRGPQPEGLPASTSQGPKAKPEGSPPASSGQNGNRSHLGCASKWMSGEEQEQQVGAEALGGMAGQVVREEDSSAAEEADNTPAEASEGESPDLPPRSP, from the coding sequence TATTTAGGGGCTGCTGGCTCCCTGGTCCACCTTACAGACTCTCGAGTACACGTGGGATTAGAGGCGCCAGGTGGCCAGGTGGTCGCGACCATGGCCATGAACCTCCTGGAGGACTGGTGCCGGGGGATGGAAGTGGACATCCACAGGTCCCTGTTGGTCACTGGCATCCCGGAGGACTGTGGTCAAGCAGAAATCGAGGAGACTTTAAATGGGGTCCTCTCCCCGCTGGGCCCATACTTCGTGCTCAACAAGATTTTTCTGAGGGAAGAGAATGCCAAAGCTGCCCTGATTGAGGTCGGAGAGGGTGTGAATCTCAGGGCCATACCCCGCGAATTCCCAGGAAGGGGGGGCGTCTGGAGAGTGGTTTGTAGAGACCCCACCCAGGatgctgagtttttaaaaaatctgaatgaatTCCTGGATGCGGAGGGGCGCACCTGGGAGGATGTAGTCCGCCTACTCCAGCTTGGccaccccccacgcccccagAATCAGCCCCGAGAGAACTGGGCAGAAGCTCTGGGGGTGCTCCTGGGGGCAGTGGTGCAAATCATCTTCTACATGGATGCGGAGATCCGCAGCCGCGAGGAAGCTAGGGTGCAAGAAGTGGCTGATGCCCAGGCAGTGGCaacctcagcctcagcctcagcagCACGGAGGAAGATCAAGAAGGAGCCAGGGCGGGCTGCAGAAGTAGGTTCTGCTTTGAAGATCGAGAATCCTGACTGCTGGCATGACCCAGGAGATGAAGAGGACCCTCCCAAACCTGTGGTTCTCAGAGCTGGAGCTAAAAATCGCTccaggagaaagaagcagagaaaaaaccCAAAGCAGGAATCAGTGCCTTGGAAGAAGCCCAAAGGCCAGCATTCCAACAGCTCAGGCTCCTTGGAGGATCTTGAGGCTGATGGTGCTGAAAATACGGAGGTCTCAGAATATATCAGGAGCAACAAAAAGCCCTGTGTGAAGCAGGAGGAGTCAGCTTTGAAGAATCCTGTGGCAAAATGTGCCTGGAAGGCTCCCAGTACCCCATCCCACGATCCCCCGTCAGAAGCTGTGAGTCCTGGGGTTGCTTTGGAGTCAGACCAAGATGGCGGTCAGGAGGGCCCCCCAAAGAAGAAAGCCATGAGCTGGGCCTTGGCAAAGAATCCTCCTcccatgagaaagaagaagaaggtgagCTTGGGCCCTGTTTCATATGTCCTTGTTGATTCAGAAGATGCCAAGAAGAAGCCAGCGATCGCAAAGAAAGGGCCAGGCTCAAGAAGAGATGCCTCGGTTCGGAAGGCCCTCCGAGGTCCCCAGCCTGAGGGGTTGCCAGCCTCAACGTCTCAGGGCCCAAAGGCCAAGCCAGAAggctctcctcctgcctctaGTGGTCAGAATGGCAACAGAAGTCATTTGGGTTGTGCCAGCAAGTGGATGAGTGGGGAAGAACAGGAGCAGCAGGTGGGCGCAGAGGCACTCGGGGGCATGGCAGGTCAGGTGGTGCGTGAGGAGGATTCCAGTGCAGCAGAGGAGGCAGATAACACACCAGCTGAGGCTTCAGAGGGCGAGAGCCCTGACCTCCCTCCTAGGAGCCCCTGA